From the Companilactobacillus ginsenosidimutans genome, the window TAACATTGATCCCAGGATAAATCCATCTAATAGAAGGGACAAGTAGAAAATATGATTGATAGTCTGCATACGATTTTCAATTTTCCTTCTGAAGAATAAAATCAAACTCATAATTACTATGCTTATGATAATCATAAATTCTAAGAAAATAGATGAGAATGCAACTAAAGCATTTCTGCTCGACATATAGGCTTTTTTATATGGATTCTTATTCCAAGTATTGAATAAGATCCAATTGTAGCCGTAGTTCTCATTTGAAAATGCAGCATATTTATCGCTTAAAAATGGCAACCATCCGTTAGACTTATTTAACTGAGTCACGTTGGCTTTAACTTGCTTGTTCATATCGGTGGTTGCTTTTTTATTTAGTTCAGCTGTGGAGGTTGATTCCTTCAAATCATTACTTAACTTGTTGTAATACTTTCCATTATATTGGCCGTGGGTTGAAACTGAAGTTCCCGTTGCTAAACTGTATCTGTCATTAACTGAATTGTTCAAGAAAGGCAGTTTGTACATTTGTGAGAATAAGCTAGTTGAAAAGATACTGAACAACATAAATACTGCTGCAAATCCCACGAAGTAGGCGAGTCGTTTGAATTTAAATTTTCTATCCAATTTGTAGGGATATCTAATGAAGAATAAGTAAATCAATCCTGCGACTATCCAAATTCCAATTGTCGGACGTATCATGTAAGTGATAATTGAGAGAATTGCTAAGTTACGAAAACTTGCTACCCATTCACCTGTCGTAGTGCCGTTGTCGTGCTGTATGAAGGTGATGAATGCACACATCATACCTAGGAATGCGGTGATAAACATTGGTTCGGCGCCATTTAAGGTTGAATATAGGAAGTAAGCAGGTATTAGAGAAAAGATTAATCCCGCAAAAATTCCAGCTTGCTGATTGAAAATTTTTGTTCCTAATTTGTAAATTAGAATTGCATCAAACAAGGTTAAGACAATATTTAAAATTTGTGATGTTACAAAGTTCGTTCCTACGATGGAGTAGGGGATTGAAAAGAGCATTGCAATGTTTAAAACATGTGGGAAATATAAGTTAGTCCCAATCAATTTCTTAGACCAATCTAGTCCTGAGGCTTTGACGAATGCAAAATAGTGATAATTAAAGAAATCTGAAGTGGGATGTAATGCATACATACTAATAAATACTATTTTTAGTAACGCAATAATTAGTAATACACTTACAAATATAACAAAGGATTGTTTTCGGATACGGTTAGAAAGTAGATATGATCCTACGAATAATCCCAGTGTGATAAGTACAAAGGAAACGATGACCCAGTAATTTTTAGTTATATAAGTATTCGTTGACCAAACTGCAATTGACATCAAAATCAACAGTGCAATAGATGAAATGATACTAATTGATTGCGCAATTAATTTCAGAGATTGAACCAAACTATTGCTACGAACCAATGGAATTGACTGTTCTTTTGTTTGTGTTCTACTCTTCTTATTTGTTCCTGGAATATTTATTGTAGTTCGTTTTTGTGGTATTCCTAAGGGACTTATTAATCTGTTGCGGACGGTCCGTTTACGAAAACGATAACGTTTGTATCTTGAATTTACATTATGTGGATAGTGAGCTTCTGGACGGTTCATAAATTCTACCTCCAGTCTAATTTGATGCTTTTACGGTCTGACCATGAGAAGTTTTGTCCCACTTTACTCTACCCATCATTAGGTATGTGAATGCGAAGTAGGGAATGAATGAAAGAATGTAATTGTAAATAATACATTCCCAGGATCTGATTACGCACCGAAAGAGTGAGAACCGGTCAGTATTTTGGTGATATTCCAATGCCATAAGTAACCAGACAAAAAGTGTAAATAATAAAACGGTTAGAAATACGATTACCACAGGCAATGGTTTTTGATTGAATATATTGTTGAATTGTAGAATTGCAGAAAAACTGTTTGCGACATTTAGAACCATACTGAAAAATGGAAGAGTTAAGAATAATAACATGTCCATTTTGATAGTATTTTTTATAAATGGTGATTTTAAAATTTTTCCAGAATATTTGATCCAACATTGCATTGAGCCTTGGCACCAGCGGATACGTTGTTTGAATAAGGGATGTGCTTTTCTAACAGCTTCCTGATAAACAATCGCTTGTGAGATAAAAATTGTTTTGAATCCTTTGAGTAGTCCTCTAATTGTAAATTCGAAATCCTCAAGTAGAGAATTACCCCAACGAACTGAGTCTGCCATTTTTAGTGTTGTGAATTGTCCATTCCCACAAGCAATCGCTTGACCTAATTTGTTACGACTTTCTTGCATGAACGAATTGGCTCCAAGAAATTCCATGTCTTGCATCTTGGATAACCAATTGTGAGAAGTGTTGTTCATCGAAACGGCTGTTTGAACCATTCCAACGTGATTATTTTGGAATGCTCCAATAACCATCTTCATATGCTCTGCCGAAATGAATCCATCAGCGTCGACAATTCCGACAATTGTATGCTGTGAGTCATAACTGGAAGGCAACTTAGTGATGAAGTCGATTCCATAATTTAATGCACTGCCTTTACCTTCACGTGCATGAGGAAGTTCACGGTTGAGTACATAAACCTTAGTATTTGGACTATAAACATCTTGTTGCACTTTATGAAGTCTGTTCAAAGTATCATCAGTCGAACCATCGTTTATGAGGACAATGTTCGTACTAATGTTGTCTTGAAGTTTATTTAATTCAAGAATCATAGTTTTAACGTAACTTGGAACGGTATCTTCTTCGTCTAGTAGAGGAATCATGATGAATAAGTCATATGGTGTTTGATCAACATCACATTTGACGTTTTTAACACGTTCGAGGTAGAAGACTGAGAACCATAACAAGTAAGACAAGAAAGTAACTAGTGAAACCAATAAAAGAATTTTAGTAAAAAGTATGATTTTCATCACCCTCAGTATTATATGTATAAGATTTTTATTTAATCCTAATTCAAATTTTTTATACAGAACTTAGGATTGAACTCATTCTATATTCGATTGAAGGTAAAAAAGTTTTGAAATTAATAAGTTGGGTTTATTAAAAATGAATATTATTGTAAGTTTATTTTTGTTAATTGATTATATTTGTATTTGGGGTGGTTATGTTTTAATATTGCTTTGATTTTGACCGTTATTTCGAGGATGTTCACTGCAGATGTCGAAGGAAAATTAATTTCCATCCGCAATTAATTGTTTGTAAGGTTATGGGTGCTTATTTTGTTAATTTACCGATATGAAGTTTAGAGAAAAAATTTCCAATAAAAAATGCCCTCTTTGATAAGAGGACTAGAAAATGTATTTTGGGGAGAAACACATGAAATAATATTTTGAAATTACAAACAAATTCTTAATAATGCTCTCAGTATGGATCAAACTTGAAAAAGTGTTGTTTTGAGAAAGGGAATTTCCTGATCTTCCTGAGAACACCTTGAATAATAGTCGTTATTGATTGAATGAGATTACTATTTTTGGTTAATACTTTTTACTGGGAATGATAAATTGGTGTTTATTAATGAGATTTGAGATTTTGAAACTGAATATACGCCATGATTTAAATTCACGATTTTATACAAGTTATTTTTACGAAAAATGAATAAAATAAATCTTATAGATATCATATTATTAGAGTGTAAATAAATTTAATAATATTATTTACTTAGGTGAAAGAAAACAATAATTTCAAACCGAAAACTTTGGATAAAGGAGTAGGACGATGATGATGAGAGAATCTGATCAATTCGTGAAAGCATTTACGAAAAACTATAACCAAGATAAATTCTTGAGGCTTCAAGTGGTTAGAAATACTGATAGATCCACTGTGACAATGTATATCGAGCAAAGTTCCGGCAAGATGATTTGTTGTAAGAAGTCACACAAAATATTTGTTATGAACTTATTGAGTGATCAAGAATTGAAAAGGTTTATGCATACTTGCATGAATAATTTACCAATTGCCACATATGATATGGATAATGTTGGCTAATTGATTATTAATATGATAATAATTCAGCGTACACTTTCGTGTGCGCTTTTTTAGTTATATGATTAAACATATCGTTAGAAGGGGGGCCGACTGATGACAAAATCAAAAAAACTAAGAATCATTATTGGAATTATCTTAGCAATTTTGGTACTTATTATTTGTGTGAGAGAATTCAAAACAATTCGGTCGGCCATGACGGCTTTTAACAGATTAGATTTTTTGAATGAATTAAGAGAACAAACTCCAACTGATGCCATATTATTGACGATTGTTCTAGCTGGGTTTTCCATAATACCAGGAGTTCCCGTATCCGTCGTCGAAATTTTAACAGGAGTAGTTTTTGGAGGGATAATCGGATCAATCATTAATTCAGTGGGGATTGTCCTGGGAAATTTGATAGCGCAAAGAATTTTTACCTATCTTCATGAAAAAGTTGATGCTAAGAATACTCCTAGAATTGTCAAAATGATTCGTCGAATTAAGTATCCTATGCTAGGTGTGATTATAGGTTATATGATTCCCATGATTCCTACCTCAGTTATCAGCTTAACGGCTACCGATATGAAACTAAAGAAGCATGAATTATTGACTGCAACTATACTCGGCAGTATTCCTATGGCAATTATTTATTCCTATGGTGGTAATGCACTGATTGAAAGTCATTTTACGATACTGGCACTATTGGTTATTGTAATTGCTGTCATGTTAGCAATAGTGTATTTTGTTACTAAAAAAATTAGTGATTAAAAAAAGCACCGTAAACTCAATGTTTACGGCGCTTTTTAGTTAATTGATTTGATACTTATCACCCGTATGGGAATGTTAAGGGGGCTGTAAATACTGATATTACGGTATTTCTAATCAGCTTGTGTGACATTTGTGTGACGTTATACATTACCCCAAATTTTCCGTTAATACATTAAGTGCTTTTTCTTCTTGTTGTAATTTTGCTTTTTGAAGTAAGTGAGAATAGGTGTTAAGCGTGATTGCTATATTCTTGTGTCCTAATCTTTGTGATACATAAGACACATCAACACCGTGTGAAATCAAAATTGAAGCATGTGTGTGCCTTAATCCATGAAAAGTAATGATATTGTCAGCATTAACATCAGGACTGCTTAGCTTGCCTCTAAGAGCTTTATTAGCTGCGTTATCTGAAATTATTTTGTGATTACTATTTAGGAATACTAAATTACGCTCATCTCGATATCCTTGTTTAATGAAAAGCTCCTGCTGTTGCTTTTTTAATTTTTTAAGTATAGAAATCAATTCTGTGGATATTTTAATTTCTCGCTCTGAGGTTTCTGTTTTTGTTTTTTTAAATGTTTGAGTTTGATCGTAGTTGAAGCCATGCTCAATGAATACCGTTTGCTTACGAAAGTGAACATTGTCCCAGGTCAATCCAGATACTTCACCAATACG encodes:
- a CDS encoding TVP38/TMEM64 family protein, with protein sequence MTKSKKLRIIIGIILAILVLIICVREFKTIRSAMTAFNRLDFLNELREQTPTDAILLTIVLAGFSIIPGVPVSVVEILTGVVFGGIIGSIINSVGIVLGNLIAQRIFTYLHEKVDAKNTPRIVKMIRRIKYPMLGVIIGYMIPMIPTSVISLTATDMKLKKHELLTATILGSIPMAIIYSYGGNALIESHFTILALLVIVIAVMLAIVYFVTKKISD
- a CDS encoding ArnT family glycosyltransferase, with translation MNRPEAHYPHNVNSRYKRYRFRKRTVRNRLISPLGIPQKRTTINIPGTNKKSRTQTKEQSIPLVRSNSLVQSLKLIAQSISIISSIALLILMSIAVWSTNTYITKNYWVIVSFVLITLGLFVGSYLLSNRIRKQSFVIFVSVLLIIALLKIVFISMYALHPTSDFFNYHYFAFVKASGLDWSKKLIGTNLYFPHVLNIAMLFSIPYSIVGTNFVTSQILNIVLTLFDAILIYKLGTKIFNQQAGIFAGLIFSLIPAYFLYSTLNGAEPMFITAFLGMMCAFITFIQHDNGTTTGEWVASFRNLAILSIITYMIRPTIGIWIVAGLIYLFFIRYPYKLDRKFKFKRLAYFVGFAAVFMLFSIFSTSLFSQMYKLPFLNNSVNDRYSLATGTSVSTHGQYNGKYYNKLSNDLKESTSTAELNKKATTDMNKQVKANVTQLNKSNGWLPFLSDKYAAFSNENYGYNWILFNTWNKNPYKKAYMSSRNALVAFSSIFLEFMIIISIVIMSLILFFRRKIENRMQTINHIFYLSLLLDGFILGSMLFEVQGRYHVILYIPLVLILGAGAKILGERRKKLTVLL
- a CDS encoding glycosyltransferase family 2 protein, with translation MKIILFTKILLLVSLVTFLSYLLWFSVFYLERVKNVKCDVDQTPYDLFIMIPLLDEEDTVPSYVKTMILELNKLQDNISTNIVLINDGSTDDTLNRLHKVQQDVYSPNTKVYVLNRELPHAREGKGSALNYGIDFITKLPSSYDSQHTIVGIVDADGFISAEHMKMVIGAFQNNHVGMVQTAVSMNNTSHNWLSKMQDMEFLGANSFMQESRNKLGQAIACGNGQFTTLKMADSVRWGNSLLEDFEFTIRGLLKGFKTIFISQAIVYQEAVRKAHPLFKQRIRWCQGSMQCWIKYSGKILKSPFIKNTIKMDMLLFLTLPFFSMVLNVANSFSAILQFNNIFNQKPLPVVIVFLTVLLFTLFVWLLMALEYHQNTDRFSLFRCVIRSWECIIYNYILSFIPYFAFTYLMMGRVKWDKTSHGQTVKASN